In Archangium violaceum, the following are encoded in one genomic region:
- a CDS encoding PadR family transcriptional regulator, translated as MARESTCQFAILGMLCREPMSGYDLRGAIERSVGHFWQESYGNLYPTLERMGEEGLVELDREEHSRGGRVRKVYRVTASGRKALAEWLRRPVLPHVERNELLLKLFFGAQVGPEDSLAHVERSRAEAEGLLAALRLIDEEVRHSREGHPELPYLHLSIRAGLLGLEAHLRWCDEARDAFQRLARTKVSTKKRENDERSSG; from the coding sequence GTGGCGAGAGAGAGCACCTGTCAGTTCGCCATCCTGGGGATGCTGTGCCGGGAGCCGATGAGCGGATACGACCTGCGTGGCGCCATCGAGCGGTCGGTGGGGCACTTCTGGCAGGAGAGCTACGGCAACCTGTACCCGACGCTGGAGCGGATGGGGGAGGAGGGCCTGGTCGAGCTCGACCGGGAGGAGCACTCGCGGGGCGGACGGGTGCGGAAGGTGTACCGGGTGACGGCGAGCGGGCGGAAGGCGCTCGCGGAGTGGTTGAGGCGGCCGGTGCTACCCCACGTCGAGCGCAACGAGCTGTTGCTCAAGCTCTTCTTCGGAGCCCAGGTGGGGCCGGAGGACTCGCTGGCCCATGTGGAGCGCAGCCGCGCCGAGGCGGAGGGGTTGCTGGCGGCGCTGCGTCTCATCGACGAGGAGGTCCGCCACTCCCGGGAGGGCCACCCGGAGCTGCCCTACTTGCACCTGTCCATCCGCGCGGGGCTGCTCGGACTGGAGGCGCACCTGCGCTGGTGTGACGAGGCTCGAGACGCGTTCCAGCGGCTCGCCCGGACGAAGGTTTCGACGAAGAAGAGGGAAAACGATGAGCGGTCATCCGGATGA
- a CDS encoding nitrilase-related carbon-nitrogen hydrolase translates to MSGHPDEGARRLPAFVPWLALLGGTGLLMLLNTEWALLPGWLMGALFLLFSRQRRPWVGFVGLLVANTVAAGVANLQVFPGSAASAFGMAFGGAVVVALVYLADRLIVGPRASFAGTLFLPAAMTGLELFSSMGNPFGTWGVLAYTQARAPVLVQLVSVTGLWGLTFVMAWFASVANWAFEHRDERRRVLPGVTVYAGVLVAILAFGALRLAGAGSVGERVRVAGITVAGEVAKGREAGLSRLIKGEAFGDEDWRAFAEASRAANEELLRLSEREAASGAKLILWSEGNAVVLAGELEALIARGSALARERGVWLGMSVGSFTPSEERMLRNEIILVGPDGAVAWRYVKSRPVPGWEAEHSIPGSTELPVSQAPGVGMLGGAICFDGDFPAVFASASARGLELLLLPSSDWKGISPLHTRQAVFRAVERGFSMVRQVNQGLSVAVDGYGRVYGELDHFTAEERVLRAELPVGRVPTLYAHLGDSVGLLSGLAALGWVLVAAVRGLVVRWRGPVRGVEASRAQRPAG, encoded by the coding sequence ATGAGCGGTCATCCGGATGAAGGAGCGCGGCGCCTGCCGGCGTTCGTGCCGTGGCTCGCCCTGTTGGGGGGAACCGGGCTGTTGATGTTGCTGAACACGGAGTGGGCCCTGCTGCCCGGCTGGCTGATGGGGGCGCTGTTTCTCCTCTTCTCCCGGCAGCGTCGTCCCTGGGTGGGCTTCGTGGGCCTGCTGGTGGCGAACACCGTGGCCGCCGGCGTGGCGAACCTGCAGGTGTTCCCGGGCTCCGCCGCGAGCGCCTTCGGGATGGCCTTCGGTGGAGCCGTGGTCGTCGCGCTGGTGTACCTGGCGGACCGGCTCATCGTGGGGCCGCGGGCCTCCTTCGCGGGGACGCTCTTCCTGCCGGCGGCGATGACGGGGTTGGAGCTCTTCAGCAGCATGGGCAACCCGTTCGGCACCTGGGGTGTGCTGGCCTACACCCAGGCCCGGGCGCCGGTGTTGGTGCAGCTCGTGTCGGTGACGGGGTTGTGGGGCCTGACGTTCGTCATGGCGTGGTTCGCCTCCGTGGCCAACTGGGCCTTCGAGCACCGGGACGAGCGGCGCCGAGTCCTGCCCGGGGTGACGGTGTACGCGGGGGTGTTGGTGGCCATCCTCGCCTTCGGCGCGCTGCGGCTCGCGGGGGCGGGGAGCGTGGGCGAGCGCGTCCGGGTGGCGGGCATCACCGTGGCGGGGGAGGTGGCCAAGGGCCGCGAGGCGGGGCTGTCCCGGCTCATCAAGGGCGAGGCCTTCGGCGACGAGGACTGGCGCGCATTCGCCGAGGCCTCGCGCGCGGCGAACGAGGAGCTGCTGCGCCTGTCGGAGCGGGAGGCCGCGAGTGGGGCGAAGCTCATCCTCTGGTCCGAGGGGAACGCGGTGGTGCTGGCCGGGGAGCTGGAGGCCCTCATCGCGCGGGGGAGCGCACTGGCGCGCGAGCGGGGTGTGTGGCTCGGCATGTCGGTGGGGAGCTTCACGCCCTCGGAGGAGCGGATGCTGCGCAACGAGATCATCCTGGTGGGGCCGGACGGGGCGGTGGCGTGGCGCTACGTGAAGTCCCGGCCGGTGCCGGGTTGGGAGGCGGAGCACTCCATCCCGGGCAGCACGGAGCTGCCGGTGAGCCAGGCCCCGGGAGTGGGGATGCTGGGGGGAGCCATCTGCTTCGACGGGGACTTCCCCGCGGTGTTCGCCAGCGCCTCGGCGCGAGGACTCGAGCTGCTCCTGCTGCCGTCGAGCGACTGGAAGGGCATCAGCCCGCTGCACACGCGGCAGGCGGTGTTCCGCGCGGTGGAGCGGGGCTTCAGCATGGTGCGGCAGGTCAACCAGGGGCTCTCGGTGGCGGTGGACGGCTACGGGCGCGTGTACGGCGAGCTGGACCACTTCACGGCGGAGGAGCGGGTGCTGCGCGCGGAGCTGCCGGTGGGGCGGGTGCCCACGCTCTATGCGCACCTCGGGGACTCGGTGGGGCTGCTCTCCGGGCTGGCCGCGCTGGGGTGGGTGCTCGTGGCCGCCGTCCGCGGGCTCGTCGTGAGGTGGCGAGGCCCCGTCAGGGGAGTCGAGGCGAGCCGGGCCCAGCGGCCAGCGGGGTAG
- a CDS encoding threonine/serine ThrE exporter family protein, which produces MLGVALRAGQVMVESGANAARVEEAIIRFGNALGAERMDVFATPSGIVVSAICGEQHRTRVVRVVKTGIDLNRVAAISRLAERASSGDLSRARIRAELERIATQPRLYGHLTTTVSVGAACAAFALLFGGYPLEALLAGGAAVVGQAVRELLVRWHFGRLTMTFLVTVLAASLALLGSRLLSVPAPGLAMASAVLLLVPGVLMVSSIVDLFRGNILSGIVRATSAVLIIGTIAGGLFVVLLLSAPHLALTTRTPPPLWAATLLGFVAALGFAVLFDVPRRTLWGSGLTGAMGLAMRNGLLLLFPGVPHEAAMLFAGFVIALVSRVIAHVMRTPTGIFTIPGFIPLVPGVLAFRAVLGFAEQDYSAGTSNLVQVTLRLAALAAGLGTAQALTRHGWWPFAR; this is translated from the coding sequence GTGCTCGGCGTCGCGCTCCGGGCCGGACAGGTCATGGTGGAGAGCGGCGCCAACGCCGCCCGGGTGGAGGAGGCCATCATCCGTTTCGGCAACGCGCTCGGCGCCGAGCGGATGGACGTATTCGCCACCCCCAGTGGCATCGTCGTCTCCGCCATCTGCGGAGAGCAGCACCGCACCCGGGTCGTGCGCGTGGTGAAGACCGGGATCGATCTCAATCGCGTGGCCGCCATCAGCAGGCTCGCGGAGCGCGCCAGCTCCGGTGATCTCTCCCGGGCGCGGATCCGGGCGGAGCTGGAGCGCATCGCCACCCAGCCCCGCCTCTACGGGCACCTCACCACCACCGTCTCGGTGGGCGCCGCCTGCGCGGCCTTCGCGCTCCTCTTCGGAGGCTACCCCCTCGAGGCCCTGCTGGCGGGGGGGGCCGCCGTCGTGGGGCAGGCCGTGCGCGAGCTCCTGGTCCGCTGGCACTTCGGCCGGCTGACGATGACCTTCCTGGTGACGGTGCTGGCCGCCAGCTTGGCGCTGCTGGGCTCGCGCCTGCTGAGCGTCCCCGCGCCAGGCCTCGCCATGGCCTCCGCGGTGCTGCTCCTGGTGCCCGGCGTCCTCATGGTCAGCTCCATCGTCGACCTGTTCCGCGGGAACATCCTCTCCGGCATCGTACGGGCCACCTCCGCCGTGCTCATCATCGGCACCATCGCGGGCGGACTGTTCGTGGTGCTGCTCCTCTCCGCGCCCCACCTGGCGCTCACCACCCGGACGCCGCCCCCCCTGTGGGCCGCCACGCTGCTGGGATTCGTCGCCGCCCTCGGTTTCGCCGTGCTCTTCGACGTACCCCGCCGCACGCTGTGGGGGAGCGGTCTCACCGGGGCCATGGGCCTCGCCATGCGCAACGGCCTGCTACTGCTCTTCCCCGGCGTGCCGCACGAGGCCGCCATGCTCTTCGCCGGGTTCGTCATCGCCCTGGTGTCCAGGGTCATCGCGCACGTCATGCGCACGCCCACCGGCATCTTCACCATCCCCGGCTTCATCCCGCTCGTCCCCGGCGTGCTGGCCTTCCGCGCCGTGTTGGGGTTCGCCGAGCAGGACTACTCCGCTGGCACCAGCAACCTGGTGCAGGTCACCTTGCGGCTGGCCGCACTCGCCGCCGGGCTTGGCACCGCCCAGGCGCTCACCCGGCACGGGTGGTGGCCCTTCGCCCGGTAG